A single genomic interval of Penicillium psychrofluorescens genome assembly, chromosome: 2 harbors:
- a CDS encoding uncharacterized protein (ID:PFLUO_002490-T1.cds;~source:funannotate) codes for MQLHQQTYNALGDALNSMQNDIGTFSSTFAPQIQDDSTIIKFILDAITMVAGIASSFAWNIALKEVEILASSKYFSMGKDVTNAALISFSTAMGKDSLSSASNALGTENGISDALGTYFSAWTGMESGYMTSLFSGASDDSSIAALQNLVANGSMLLLSSQVELTGMTDQAEKILYGQLIPAAWAEAPSKQYPRILRKAGGCSTSVDQDVLKYMSESTLVGGYVCYNNDAYYVVNINTSPGMQPFNGLPGGTHSTLDGTAYGGVILEDIVQSSYQAYQLNNNANGYKMPALSKVIDGQGTEGDVIFQNGILTPGFFNLPICDDIATAAQNVQNGSPGGDYWPCDAPSGYNSGGTNLHVNDGCINVNDGNLCHPSSTNIADQNTANSTATIYANFNGDDKTDFNVVPGCKLDAVWPRNYGDIYFGADNCLYDSTGAKIFDQCCTESTTDSVSNPYYGN; via the exons ATGCAG CTTCATCAGCAAACCTATAATGCACTCGGCGACGCTCTGAATTCCATGCAAAATGATATTGGTACTTTTTCCAGCACATTCGCACCTCAAATCCAGGACGACAGTACAATAATCAAGTTCATCTTGGATGCCATAACCATGGTTGCTGGCATTGCGAGCTCATTTGCTTGGAACATTG CCTTAAAGGAAGTTGAGATTCTTGCCAGCTCGAAGTACTTCTCTATGGGCAAAGACGTAACGAACGCAGCTCTTATCTCTTTCAGCACTGCGATGGGCAAAGACTCGCTCTCATC CGCAAGCAATGCTTTGGGTACTGAAAATGGTATCTCGGATGCACTTGGCACTTACTTTTCAGCCTGGACTGGCATGGAGAGCGGTTATATGACATCCCTCTTTAGTGGAGCCAGCGATGACtcctccatcgccgctcTTCAGAACCTGGTCGCCAATGGTTCCATGCTTCTGCTTTCAAGCCAGGTGGAGTTGACTGGGATGACTGATCAGGCAGAAAAGATCCTTTATGGGCAGCTGATTCCGGCAGCCTGGGCAGAGGCTCCTTCCAAACAATATCCTCGAATTTT ACGCAAGGCAGGTGGCTGTTCCACATCCGTGGATCAAGACGTTCTCAAGTACATGTCTGAAAGTACCCTGGTGGGCGGCTATGTCTGCTACAATAATGATGCTTACTATGTCGTGAACATCAACACTTCTCCTGGCATGCAGCCATTCAATGGTCTCCCTGGCGGCACTCACTCGACCCTCGACGGTACTGCTTACGGCGGTGTCATTCTAGAGGATATTGTGCAGAGTTCGTACCAGGCTTATCAGTTGAACAATAACGCAAATGGCTATAAAATGCCCGCTCTGTCGAAGGTAATTGATGGACAGGGAACGGAGGGTGACGTGATCTTCCAAAACGGAATTCTCACTCCTGGGTTCTTCAACTTGCCTATCTGTGACGATATCGCAACTGCAGCTCAAAATGTGCAGAATGGGTCTCCTGGTGGTGACTACTGGCCTTGCGATGCACCCTCTGGATACAACTCTGGTGGAACCAACTTG CACGTTAACGATGGATGCATCAACGTCAATGATGGGAATTTATGCCATCCCAGCTCCACAA ATATTGCGGATCAAAACACAGCCAACAGTACTGCGACCATTTATGCAAATTTCAATGGCGATGACAAGACGGATTTTAATGTCGTTCCTGGCTGCAAACTTGACGCTGTCTGGCCCCGGAATTATGGGGATATCTATTTCGGAGCCGACAACTGCTTGTATGACTCAACTGGTGCAAAGATATTCGACCAATGTTGCACCGAGTCAACTACGGACTCGGTTTCAAACCCTTATTATGGAAACTAA